The following are encoded in a window of Episyrphus balteatus chromosome X, idEpiBalt1.1, whole genome shotgun sequence genomic DNA:
- the LOC129920643 gene encoding UDP-xylose and UDP-N-acetylglucosamine transporter encodes MNSKAVLAIALVFVGCCSNVVFLEFLVKTDPGAGNLITFLQFLFIALEGFIFTAKCGTEKPKIGIKDYSILVAMFFITSVCNNYAFDFNIPMPLHMIFRAGSLIANMIMGILILKKRYDFSKYLSVCMITAGIILCTIVSGSNVKDTSNPDLKDANQPESEFSVFFWWSLGITLLTVALFISARMGIYQEVLYKRYGKYPSEALFYTHLLPLPGFILMYGNIWEHIVISSNSAPVAIIPGLSIPITWLYLLGNVLTQYLCISSVYVLTTECTSLTVTLVVTLRKFVSLLFSIVYFQNPFTTAHWIGTLLVFVGTIIFTEMMPSFKTKKSIDAAKEAKKQKSN; translated from the exons ATGAATTCCAAAGCAGTACTTGCAATCGCCTTAGTGTTCGTAGGATGCTGTAGTAATGTAGTATTTCTCGAATTCTTGGTCAA AACTGATCCTGGAGCTGGAAATCTTATtacatttttacaatttttatttattgctctGGAGGGATTTATATTCACAGCAAAATGTGGAACGGAAAAACCGAAAATCGGTATCAAAGATTATTCGATTTTGGTGGCAATGTTCTTCATAACAAGTGTGTGTAATAATTATGCCTTTGACTTTAATATACCAATGCCATTGCATATGATTTTCAGAGCG GGTTCCCTAATAGCCAATATGATTATGGGTATCCTGATTTTGAAGAAACGTTACGATTTCTCAAAATACTTATCTGTTTGTATGATAACAGCTGGAATCATTCTTTGTACAATTGTATCCGGATCGAATGTG AAAGATACAAGTAATCCTGATTTGAAAGATGCTAATCAGCCAGAAAGTGAATTTTCGGTATTCTTTTGGTGGAGTCTTGGCATAACATTACTAACTGTAGCCTTATTTATATCTGCCCGCATGGGTATTTATCAAGAAGTTCTATATAAACGTTATGGAAAATATCCAAGCGAAGCGCTATTTTATACg CATCTTTTGCCTCTTCCTGGTTTTATATTGATGTACGGAAATATTTGGGAACATATCGTCATAAGTTCAAACAGTGCACCAGTAGCAATAATTCCTGGTCTAAGTATTCCAATTACATGGCTTTATCTATTGGGAAACGTTTTAACCCAATATTTATGTATTAGCTCTGTGTATGTTTTAACAACCGAATGTACTTCGCTAACCGTTACATTAGTTGTAACTTTGAGGAAATTCGTATCACTTTTATTTTCGATTGTTTACTTTCAAAATCCATTTACCACAGCACATTGGATTGGTACGCTATTAGTTTTTGTTGGCACAATTATATTCACAGAAATGATGCCaagtttcaaaacaaaaaaatcaattgatgcAGCAAAAGaagctaaaaaacaaaaatcaaattaa